The following are encoded in a window of Cupriavidus oxalaticus genomic DNA:
- a CDS encoding YnfA family protein: MDLLRIALLFAVTAVAEIVGCYLPWLVLRQGKSALLLLPAAVSLGLFAWLLTLHPAAAGRTYAAYGGMYIAVALLWLRFVDGLALTRWDVAGATIALAGMAVIALQPAAR, from the coding sequence TTGGACCTGCTTCGCATCGCCCTGCTCTTCGCCGTGACCGCCGTTGCCGAAATCGTCGGCTGCTACCTTCCCTGGCTGGTGCTGCGCCAGGGCAAGAGCGCGCTGTTGCTGCTGCCCGCCGCCGTCTCGCTGGGCCTGTTCGCCTGGCTGCTGACGCTGCATCCCGCCGCCGCGGGGCGCACCTACGCCGCTTATGGCGGCATGTATATTGCCGTGGCGCTGCTGTGGCTGCGCTTCGTCGATGGCCTGGCGCTGACGCGCTGGGACGTGGCCGGCGCCACCATTGCGCTGGCCGGCATGGCCGTGATCGCGCTGCAGCCGGCGGCGCGCTGA
- a CDS encoding Bug family tripartite tricarboxylate transporter substrate binding protein — protein MNTKLPQSLCPSFSLSLSPSLSRPLSLCASLLAVTAATLPTAAHAAPAWPDKPITIIVPGAPGGTTDIPTRLVAQKLSAILGQPVVVDNKPGSGGIIGTQALLRAAPDGYTLVVGNTGSHAINYSAYKQLAYQPQDFMPLTDMISFPNVLVVNAQAPVRSVAELVAQLKQSPGKYSYASAGIGQTTHLTAELFRLRTATEVLHVPYKGSTPATTSVLAGETTFMFDNLTQALPHIRAGKLRALAVTSAERLPSLPDVPTMEQAGVKDFVVMGWLGVFASAKTPPAVAAILQDALSRAMRDPDVVAKFRDMGGIPGGEPQPRFAALVNGDIRRWGDTIRASRVSLD, from the coding sequence CGCTGTGCCCTTCCTTTTCCCTTTCCCTTTCCCCTTCCCTTTCCCGTCCCCTTTCCCTTTGCGCCAGCCTGCTGGCCGTCACCGCCGCCACGCTGCCGACAGCCGCGCACGCCGCCCCCGCCTGGCCCGACAAGCCGATCACCATCATCGTCCCCGGCGCGCCCGGCGGCACCACCGACATCCCGACCCGCCTGGTCGCGCAGAAGCTGTCGGCCATCCTCGGCCAGCCCGTGGTGGTCGACAACAAGCCCGGCAGCGGCGGCATCATCGGCACACAGGCTTTGCTGCGCGCGGCACCTGACGGCTACACGCTGGTGGTCGGCAACACCGGCTCGCATGCCATCAACTACAGCGCCTACAAGCAGCTGGCCTATCAGCCGCAGGACTTCATGCCGCTGACCGACATGATTTCCTTCCCCAACGTGCTGGTGGTCAATGCGCAGGCGCCGGTGCGCAGCGTGGCCGAGCTGGTCGCGCAGCTGAAGCAGTCGCCGGGCAAGTATTCGTATGCCTCGGCGGGCATCGGCCAGACCACGCACCTGACCGCCGAGCTGTTCCGGCTGCGCACCGCCACCGAGGTGCTGCACGTGCCCTACAAGGGCTCGACGCCGGCCACCACCTCGGTGCTTGCCGGCGAAACCACCTTCATGTTCGACAACCTGACGCAGGCGCTGCCGCACATCCGCGCCGGCAAGCTGCGAGCGCTGGCGGTGACCAGCGCCGAGCGGCTGCCGTCGCTGCCGGACGTGCCGACCATGGAGCAGGCCGGCGTGAAGGATTTCGTGGTGATGGGCTGGCTCGGCGTGTTCGCGTCCGCGAAGACGCCGCCCGCCGTCGCCGCCATCCTGCAGGACGCCCTGTCCCGGGCCATGCGCGATCCCGACGTGGTGGCGAAATTCCGCGACATGGGCGGCATCCCCGGCGGCGAACCTCAGCCCCGCTTCGCCGCGCTGGTCAACGGCGACATCAGGCGCTGGGGCGACACCATCCGCGCATCCAGGGTCAGCCTGGACTAG
- a CDS encoding MFS transporter: MPAPTTPSRLDSLRPALPILLGASVMLSLAMGLRQSLGIFMPPLTRDIGISVSDFTVAIAVQNLAWGLLQPLAGAWATRIGFRPLMLAGSLSYVAGLVLLATAQGMIGVTLGAGVAIGASMACTGSALAMAVAARPVPAALRSTVLGLVSGAGSLGALLAAPIGQMVTQTYGWRAGLAAFVLLALVMLPAAWMAGRVDKLPLPAFVGADQSNARQALGTALRHAPFIVMALAYFVCGMQLVFLTTHLPSYLDVCGMDPMLSAQALGVIGGFNVLGSIFFGWAGGRFNKLMLLGGIYTVRSLALTWYFSSAPTPGSTLVFAAVMGFLWLGVAPLVSGWIAETFGLRWQAMLGGVAFFSHQIGSFTGAFGGGMVYDALGSYTVAWQAGVAMGLAAGLAQIAFAVATQRRPPLMATS; encoded by the coding sequence GTGCCTGCCCCCACCACGCCTTCCCGCCTGGACAGCCTCCGTCCGGCCCTGCCGATCCTGCTTGGCGCCTCCGTGATGCTCAGCCTGGCCATGGGCCTGCGCCAGAGCCTGGGCATCTTCATGCCGCCGCTGACGCGGGACATCGGCATCTCGGTCTCCGACTTCACCGTGGCCATCGCCGTGCAGAACCTCGCCTGGGGCCTGCTGCAGCCGCTGGCGGGCGCATGGGCCACGCGGATCGGCTTCCGGCCGCTGATGCTGGCCGGCTCGCTGTCGTATGTGGCCGGGCTGGTGCTGCTGGCGACCGCGCAAGGCATGATCGGCGTCACGCTGGGCGCGGGGGTGGCGATCGGCGCTTCGATGGCCTGCACCGGCAGCGCGCTGGCGATGGCGGTGGCGGCACGGCCAGTGCCGGCGGCGCTGCGCAGCACGGTGCTGGGGCTGGTGTCGGGGGCCGGCTCGCTCGGGGCGCTGCTGGCGGCGCCGATCGGGCAGATGGTGACGCAGACCTACGGCTGGCGCGCCGGGCTGGCCGCGTTCGTGCTGCTGGCGCTGGTGATGCTGCCGGCGGCCTGGATGGCGGGGCGCGTGGACAAGCTGCCGTTGCCCGCATTCGTCGGCGCCGACCAGAGCAATGCGCGGCAGGCGCTGGGCACGGCGCTGCGGCACGCGCCGTTCATCGTCATGGCGCTGGCGTATTTCGTCTGCGGCATGCAGCTGGTCTTCCTGACCACGCACCTGCCGTCGTACCTGGATGTCTGCGGCATGGACCCGATGCTCAGCGCGCAGGCGCTGGGCGTGATCGGCGGCTTCAACGTGCTCGGCAGCATCTTCTTCGGCTGGGCCGGCGGGCGCTTCAACAAGCTGATGCTGCTGGGCGGCATCTATACCGTGCGCTCGCTGGCGCTGACCTGGTATTTCTCGTCCGCGCCCACGCCGGGCAGCACGCTGGTGTTCGCTGCGGTGATGGGCTTCCTGTGGCTGGGCGTGGCGCCGCTGGTTTCGGGCTGGATCGCCGAGACCTTCGGCCTGCGCTGGCAGGCGATGCTGGGCGGCGTGGCCTTCTTCAGCCACCAGATCGGCAGCTTTACCGGCGCCTTCGGCGGCGGGATGGTCTATGACGCGCTGGGGTCGTACACCGTAGCCTGGCAGGCGGGCGTGGCAATGGGGCTGGCGGCCGGGCTCGCGCAGATCGCGTTTGCGGTGGCGACGCAGCGCCGGCCACCGCTGATGGCAACGTCCTGA